From one Bacteroidales bacterium genomic stretch:
- the thiF gene encoding sulfur carrier protein ThiS adenylyltransferase ThiF, with protein sequence MDTKQIETILQTKTIGIAGCGGLGSNCAALLTRVGIGKLVLADFDKVDASNLSRQYFFHFQVGLYKTDALRENLLQLNPALIVETHCIELTAADIARLFIGCDVVVEAFDDATAKQMLIETMALELPATPLVAGIGIAGWGNNNAITTLRADKNLYICGDGTREISPELPPLAPRLMVVAAMQANQVLEILLNNPI encoded by the coding sequence ATGGATACCAAACAGATCGAAACCATTTTACAAACCAAAACCATTGGGATTGCCGGTTGCGGTGGGCTGGGGAGCAACTGTGCCGCACTGCTTACACGTGTCGGCATTGGCAAGCTGGTGTTGGCCGACTTTGATAAAGTGGATGCTTCGAATTTGTCGCGGCAATATTTTTTCCATTTTCAAGTGGGGCTTTACAAAACGGATGCTCTGCGGGAGAATTTGCTGCAGCTCAACCCGGCACTGATTGTCGAAACGCACTGCATAGAGTTGACGGCGGCGGATATTGCCCGATTGTTTATTGGCTGTGATGTGGTGGTAGAAGCTTTTGATGATGCAACCGCAAAACAGATGCTCATAGAAACCATGGCGCTGGAGCTGCCCGCCACGCCACTCGTTGCTGGCATTGGCATAGCCGGATGGGGAAACAACAATGCCATCACAACTTTGCGGGCTGACAAAAACCTCTACATCTGCGGCGATGGTACCCGCGAAATCTCGCCTGAGCTGCCACCGCTGGCACCGCGTTTAATGGTGGTGGCTGCCATGCAAGCCAACCAGGTGCTCGAAATCTTACTAAACAATCCAATTTGA
- the idi gene encoding isopentenyl-diphosphate Delta-isomerase: MKDNEEQVILVDSNDNQLGTMEKMEAHIKAVLHRAFSVFVFNDRGELMLQQRALSKYHTPGLWANTCCSHPRSGEEVMQAAHRRMVEEMGFDCELTKLFDFVYKAALEKGLSEHEFDHVFVGTYNGEPVINKEEVETWRWRSMDDIAADLKVRPEEYTIWFRIAFDRVHEYIQNKGVIDQRRQ, translated from the coding sequence ATGAAGGATAACGAAGAACAAGTGATTTTGGTCGATAGCAACGATAATCAGTTGGGGACCATGGAAAAAATGGAGGCGCACATCAAAGCGGTTTTGCATCGTGCCTTTTCAGTTTTTGTTTTTAACGATCGAGGCGAGCTGATGCTTCAGCAGCGGGCACTGAGTAAATATCACACTCCCGGATTGTGGGCCAATACCTGTTGCAGCCATCCACGCTCCGGCGAAGAAGTGATGCAGGCCGCACACCGGCGCATGGTCGAAGAAATGGGTTTTGATTGTGAGCTTACCAAACTTTTCGATTTCGTCTACAAAGCCGCTCTTGAGAAGGGGCTAAGCGAACATGAATTCGACCATGTGTTTGTTGGCACTTACAATGGCGAGCCGGTAATAAATAAAGAGGAAGTAGAAACCTGGCGTTGGCGGAGCATGGACGATATTGCCGCCGACCTAAAGGTACGCCCCGAAGAATATACCATTTGGTTCAGGATTGCTTTCGACAGGGTGCACGAATACATCCAAAATAAAGGCGTAATAGACCAAAGGAGGCAATAA
- the thiS gene encoding sulfur carrier protein ThiS: protein MMNIILNNRPESFHEETLTFAELIRKKNFTFKFLVTKLNGKLVRKEHRDTTEITDGDNVTVLHLISGG, encoded by the coding sequence ATGATGAACATAATTCTGAACAACCGACCCGAATCTTTCCATGAAGAGACGCTTACTTTTGCGGAATTGATCAGAAAGAAAAACTTTACTTTTAAATTTTTGGTAACAAAACTCAACGGCAAGCTGGTGCGCAAAGAGCATCGCGATACCACAGAAATAACAGACGGCGACAACGTAACGGTACTGCATCTGATAAGCGGCGGATGA
- a CDS encoding CopG family antitoxin, with protein sequence MKADEFDKAFDDGEDITEALDLKQAERPGLKSKRINVDFPEWMLNLLDQESKKLGITRQSIIKVWIAEKLKATAKS encoded by the coding sequence ATGAAGGCAGATGAATTTGATAAAGCATTTGATGATGGTGAAGATATTACCGAAGCACTGGATTTGAAACAAGCAGAACGCCCCGGGCTGAAAAGTAAGCGCATAAATGTAGATTTTCCAGAGTGGATGCTCAACCTTCTAGATCAGGAATCCAAAAAATTAGGTATCACGCGACAGTCGATTATAAAAGTTTGGATTGCTGAAAAGCTCAAAGCCACGGCGAAAAGTTAA
- a CDS encoding C69 family dipeptidase has protein sequence MKKRILTTVLLVAFVAGTGIFRAEACTNYLITKGASVDGSTMISYAADSHVLYGELYHWAAATWPEGTLMDVYEWDSGKYLGKIKQATQTYNVVGNINEFQVSIGETTYGGLPELEGQEGAIMDYGSLIYITLQRARTAREAIRIYHELTSTYGYASSGESFSIADPNEVWILELIGKGNGQKGAVWVARMIPDGYVSAHANHARITTFPRADGKTSVTSDNFDLFMKDKNIETIYSPDVVSFARDKGFFKGKDENFSFSDTYAPVDFGAARFCEIRVWSMFNDVTDGMDKYWEYVKGNLEHGKKLANGDENVDKYTTNRMPLWVVPNRKISQLDMFEFMRNHLEGTELDMSKDVGAGPFGLPYRWRPLTFEVDGVSYCNERATATQQTGFSFVTQMRNWLPDPIGGIIWFGIDDASCSVYMPMYCGITRAPHSIERGNGALMRWSSDAAFWVFNQVSNLAYTRWNAIYPEVKEKIDAYEKEFVTLMPMIDEKAKALYAENHNLATAYLTDYSTAASDRVTNEWQDFYHYLFMRFMDGNIKTPNPGEQNPNVVQPGYGEKFERLIVTETGDKLKVIE, from the coding sequence ATGAAGAAGCGTATTCTAACTACTGTTTTGCTTGTTGCCTTTGTGGCAGGTACGGGAATTTTCCGTGCCGAAGCCTGTACCAATTATCTCATCACCAAAGGTGCCTCGGTGGATGGATCGACAATGATTTCTTACGCCGCCGACTCGCACGTATTGTATGGCGAGTTGTATCACTGGGCTGCAGCTACCTGGCCCGAAGGCACCCTCATGGATGTGTACGAATGGGATAGCGGAAAATATCTTGGCAAGATCAAACAAGCCACACAAACCTACAATGTAGTGGGCAACATCAACGAGTTTCAGGTTTCGATTGGCGAAACCACTTATGGTGGATTGCCCGAGCTTGAAGGCCAGGAAGGCGCCATCATGGATTATGGCAGCCTTATCTATATTACGCTGCAGCGTGCCCGAACCGCCCGCGAAGCCATCCGCATTTATCACGAACTCACCAGCACATACGGCTACGCCAGCTCCGGCGAGTCATTTTCGATTGCCGACCCCAACGAAGTGTGGATTCTGGAACTTATCGGAAAAGGCAACGGACAAAAAGGCGCTGTGTGGGTAGCACGCATGATTCCCGACGGCTATGTGAGCGCTCACGCCAACCACGCACGCATCACCACCTTCCCGCGCGCCGACGGAAAAACCTCCGTTACCTCCGATAATTTTGACCTTTTTATGAAAGATAAAAACATCGAGACTATTTATTCTCCCGACGTAGTGAGCTTTGCCCGCGACAAAGGTTTTTTTAAAGGAAAAGATGAAAACTTTAGTTTCTCCGACACCTATGCTCCGGTAGATTTTGGCGCCGCCCGCTTTTGCGAAATCCGTGTGTGGAGCATGTTCAACGATGTAACCGACGGCATGGATAAATACTGGGAGTATGTAAAAGGAAACTTAGAGCATGGTAAGAAGTTGGCCAATGGCGACGAAAATGTGGATAAATATACCACCAACCGCATGCCGCTGTGGGTGGTGCCCAACAGAAAAATCAGTCAGCTGGATATGTTCGAATTTATGCGCAATCATCTGGAAGGCACCGAGCTGGATATGAGCAAAGACGTGGGCGCAGGACCTTTTGGATTGCCTTACCGCTGGCGTCCGCTTACCTTCGAAGTTGATGGTGTATCCTATTGCAACGAGCGTGCTACCGCCACACAACAAACAGGTTTTTCGTTTGTGACGCAAATGCGCAACTGGCTGCCCGACCCAATCGGCGGCATCATCTGGTTTGGCATCGACGACGCTTCGTGTAGCGTTTATATGCCCATGTATTGCGGCATCACCCGCGCGCCACACTCCATAGAACGCGGCAATGGCGCCCTGATGCGCTGGTCGTCGGATGCGGCTTTCTGGGTGTTTAATCAGGTTTCTAACCTTGCCTATACCCGTTGGAATGCAATCTATCCAGAAGTGAAAGAAAAAATTGATGCTTACGAAAAAGAATTTGTAACCCTTATGCCGATGATCGACGAAAAAGCCAAAGCGCTTTACGCGGAAAATCACAATCTGGCAACAGCCTATCTCACCGATTATTCTACCGCTGCCAGCGACCGGGTTACCAACGAATGGCAAGACTTCTATCATTATCTCTTTATGAGATTTATGGATGGTAATATAAAAACGCCAAATCCAGGAGAGCAAAATCCCAATGTGGTACAGCCAGGCTATGGCGAAAAGTTCGAACGACTGATTGTTACCGAAACCGGTGATAAGTTGAAAGTAATAGAATAA
- a CDS encoding BrnT family toxin, whose protein sequence is MAFEFDDNKSKDNKVKHGIDFIEAQQLWDDEIRLVIPAKKMDEPRFLLIGKINHQLWSAIYTLRNNKIRLISVRRSRKEERTFYEGR, encoded by the coding sequence ATGGCATTTGAATTTGATGATAATAAAAGCAAAGACAATAAAGTCAAACATGGAATCGATTTCATTGAAGCGCAACAATTATGGGATGATGAAATCAGACTCGTAATACCTGCAAAAAAAATGGATGAGCCTAGGTTTTTACTTATCGGAAAAATAAATCATCAACTTTGGTCGGCGATTTACACTTTAAGAAACAATAAAATTAGGTTAATATCAGTAAGAAGATCACGAAAAGAAGAAAGGACATTCTATGAAGGCAGATGA
- a CDS encoding aldehyde ferredoxin oxidoreductase C-terminal domain-containing protein, whose translation MEVAELKKKHKLIKSWSYQWTPLDKGYTDKTLYLNLSRNEIKEKEVPPEMKEKFIGGKGYGLRLLWDGTTPTTKWTDPENEINIASGPIGGITQYSGSGKSICVSISPQTDIPIDSNVGGFFGPFLKFSGFDAIEIQGKAERDVIIFIDGVNHIVEINEAPYLDARDSHVLGELLTEMYADDERDKKNIGIVASGTAAEHSLIGMLNFTFYDPKRKLVRLKQAGRGGIGSVFRNKKIKAIVCKIPGVKGNLNNVVDLPAIMERGRRFNKEMRDLDDSQAEMRTKGTAHLVNIMNDYDLLPVHNYKFGSHPDADKIHSEVWKTRFTQGIPDGCWIGCNMACAKGVDEFELKTGPYKGQKVIVDGPEYENAGGLGSNCGIFDPDHIIEANFYCDTYGICTITWGTLTAFTMECYENGILNKERTGGLELNFGNGDAAMEMMHQLSRGEGFGLIAGQGVHKMKQIFAEKGWGDPQFLQDIGMEVKGLEYSEYVSKESLAQQGGFAMTNKGPQHDEAWLIFMDMVNNQIPTFEDKAEALHYFPMFRTWFGLQGLCKLPWNDVEPVNNAETDEPAKVPEHVDNYVTIYTAVTGKPFDKKEMIRQSERVYNFQRTFNLRRGYGTRKYDAQPYRAAGPVTNEEYESRAERYDKQLKEIVGFDPEGKTTEEKVAVMRKHRESQYEKLLDAVYKRRGWTRNGVPTIAHLKSLGMDLPELIEVVKPHQE comes from the coding sequence ATGGAAGTTGCCGAACTGAAAAAAAAACACAAACTGATCAAATCATGGTCGTACCAATGGACGCCCCTCGACAAAGGTTATACAGATAAGACTCTTTATCTGAACCTTTCCCGAAACGAGATCAAAGAAAAAGAGGTTCCGCCCGAGATGAAAGAAAAATTCATCGGTGGGAAAGGTTATGGCCTCCGGCTTTTGTGGGATGGTACCACCCCCACTACCAAATGGACCGATCCGGAAAATGAAATCAATATTGCGTCCGGGCCCATCGGTGGCATCACCCAGTATTCGGGCAGCGGCAAGAGCATTTGCGTCTCTATCTCACCACAAACCGACATCCCCATCGACAGCAACGTGGGCGGATTCTTTGGCCCGTTTCTGAAATTTTCGGGTTTCGATGCCATCGAAATACAAGGCAAAGCCGAGCGCGACGTAATTATTTTTATCGATGGCGTAAATCACATTGTCGAGATCAACGAGGCTCCTTACCTGGATGCCCGCGACAGCCATGTGCTGGGCGAATTGCTGACGGAAATGTACGCCGACGACGAGCGCGACAAGAAAAATATTGGCATCGTAGCATCGGGCACTGCCGCCGAACATTCACTCATCGGTATGCTCAACTTTACCTTCTACGATCCCAAACGTAAACTCGTTCGCCTCAAGCAAGCGGGACGTGGCGGAATAGGCAGCGTTTTCAGAAACAAAAAAATCAAAGCCATTGTCTGCAAGATTCCGGGCGTGAAAGGTAACCTCAACAATGTAGTGGATTTACCGGCCATCATGGAACGCGGCAGGCGCTTCAACAAAGAGATGCGCGACCTGGACGATTCGCAGGCCGAAATGCGCACCAAAGGCACCGCCCACCTGGTGAACATTATGAACGACTACGATTTGTTGCCGGTACACAATTACAAATTTGGCTCACATCCTGACGCTGACAAGATACACTCGGAAGTTTGGAAAACCCGCTTCACGCAAGGCATCCCCGACGGCTGTTGGATAGGTTGTAATATGGCTTGCGCCAAAGGTGTGGATGAATTTGAACTGAAAACCGGCCCCTACAAAGGGCAGAAAGTTATTGTGGACGGACCGGAATACGAAAACGCCGGCGGCCTGGGCAGCAACTGTGGCATTTTCGATCCTGATCATATTATCGAAGCCAACTTCTATTGCGATACCTACGGCATCTGCACCATCACCTGGGGCACGCTGACGGCCTTTACAATGGAATGCTACGAAAACGGAATCCTCAACAAAGAGAGAACCGGCGGGCTGGAGCTGAACTTTGGCAACGGCGATGCAGCTATGGAGATGATGCACCAACTCTCGCGTGGCGAAGGCTTTGGCTTGATTGCAGGACAAGGAGTTCACAAGATGAAGCAGATTTTTGCAGAAAAAGGCTGGGGCGATCCACAATTTCTGCAAGACATCGGCATGGAAGTGAAGGGTTTGGAATATTCGGAATATGTTTCCAAGGAGTCGCTGGCACAGCAAGGCGGTTTTGCAATGACCAACAAAGGTCCCCAGCACGACGAAGCCTGGCTGATATTTATGGATATGGTCAACAACCAAATCCCGACCTTTGAAGATAAGGCCGAGGCATTGCATTACTTCCCCATGTTCCGCACCTGGTTTGGCCTGCAGGGATTGTGCAAGCTGCCCTGGAACGACGTGGAACCGGTGAACAATGCCGAAACCGACGAGCCGGCCAAAGTACCCGAGCACGTCGATAACTACGTGACCATTTATACAGCCGTTACCGGAAAACCTTTCGATAAAAAAGAGATGATCCGGCAGTCGGAGCGGGTGTATAACTTTCAGCGAACCTTCAACCTGCGCCGCGGCTACGGTACCCGCAAATACGACGCACAACCATACCGCGCCGCAGGCCCTGTAACCAACGAAGAGTACGAATCACGTGCCGAACGCTACGACAAACAACTCAAAGAAATTGTAGGTTTTGATCCTGAAGGAAAAACTACCGAAGAAAAAGTAGCCGTGATGCGCAAACATCGCGAAAGCCAATACGAAAAACTCCTCGACGCTGTGTACAAGCGTCGTGGCTGGACACGCAACGGCGTACCCACCATTGCACACCTCAAGTCGTTGGGTATGGATTTACCCGAACTCATCGAGGTAGTGAAACCTCATCAGGAGTAA
- a CDS encoding S9 family peptidase, with protein sequence MKFKTLKMAGAILLLAIIFSGIPVVAQQATDSSKLSMDRIFLSAELGGDYFNQPRWIDGGESYTTLELAGGAMEIVKHNTVTGESNVLITTAQLTPKDSGSPLWIANYEWSHNRKQLLIFTNTRRVWRYNTRGDYWLLDIDSGKLTKLGEKLPASSLMFAKFSPDDSQIAFVSKHNIYVENLKNGKTVQLTKDGTDDLINGTFDWAYEEEFHCRDGFRWSPDGKTIAYWQIDASGIRDFLMINNTDALYSFTIPVEYPKVGEDPSSARIGTVAATGGKTVWMKIPGDPYQHYLVRLLWTPDSDGFLVQQLNRKQNTNNVWYCKPKTGLAANIYTDRDEAWLDVVDDWQWVGDKYFTWLGEKDGWRHLYLISKTGDEERLITHGDYDVVSIAAIVPEANETWFIASPDNPTQRYLYRVTMDGNGKPQRITPEDQTGTHEYDIAPDAKFAFHTYSSINTPPVTELISLPDHKVVRNLVDNARLKTTLEKLDLRPIEFFSVTTIDNVTMEGFIIKPPNFDAGRRYPVFFHVYGEPWGQTATDDWGAATMWHRLMAQEGYLVIAVDNRGTPSPKGREWRKSIYRKIGIINSHDQAMAAREIMKWPFVDSTRTAVWGWSGGGSMTLNLMFQYPEIYEAGMAVAPVTNQLYYDNIYQERYMGLKTENLEDFIKGSPITYAKNLEGDLLIVHGTADDNVHYQNTEALINELVKHNKMFQVMPYPNRSHGIYEGANTYRHVFSLLRNYLMNHVEPGGR encoded by the coding sequence ATGAAATTTAAAACTTTAAAAATGGCCGGCGCAATCCTTTTGCTGGCCATCATTTTTTCGGGCATTCCTGTAGTAGCTCAGCAAGCGACGGATTCATCCAAACTTTCGATGGACCGGATTTTCCTTTCAGCCGAATTGGGTGGCGATTACTTCAACCAGCCGCGCTGGATCGATGGCGGCGAAAGTTACACCACACTAGAATTGGCGGGCGGAGCAATGGAAATCGTAAAGCACAACACCGTTACCGGCGAAAGCAACGTGCTGATAACGACCGCGCAGCTAACGCCCAAAGATTCCGGCAGTCCGTTGTGGATTGCCAACTACGAATGGTCGCACAACCGCAAACAGCTGCTCATCTTTACCAACACGCGGCGTGTGTGGCGCTACAACACCCGCGGCGATTACTGGCTACTCGATATAGATAGTGGCAAGCTTACGAAACTTGGTGAAAAGTTACCAGCCTCATCGCTAATGTTTGCCAAATTTTCGCCTGACGACAGCCAGATAGCTTTTGTGAGCAAGCACAATATTTATGTCGAAAATTTGAAAAACGGCAAAACCGTTCAGCTCACCAAGGATGGCACCGACGATCTGATAAATGGTACTTTCGACTGGGCTTACGAAGAGGAGTTCCATTGCCGCGATGGCTTCCGCTGGAGCCCCGACGGAAAAACCATCGCCTACTGGCAAATCGACGCATCGGGGATTCGCGATTTCCTGATGATCAACAACACCGACGCACTCTATTCATTTACCATTCCGGTGGAATATCCAAAGGTAGGAGAAGACCCTTCTTCGGCACGAATTGGCACAGTAGCGGCAACAGGCGGCAAAACCGTATGGATGAAAATCCCCGGTGATCCCTACCAACATTACCTCGTGCGTTTGCTCTGGACGCCCGACTCCGACGGCTTCCTGGTGCAGCAGCTCAACCGAAAGCAAAACACCAACAATGTTTGGTATTGCAAACCAAAAACCGGCCTGGCCGCCAACATTTACACCGATCGCGACGAAGCATGGCTCGACGTGGTGGACGACTGGCAGTGGGTTGGCGACAAATATTTTACCTGGCTCGGCGAAAAAGATGGCTGGCGACATTTGTATCTGATTTCTAAAACCGGCGACGAAGAACGCCTCATTACCCATGGTGATTACGATGTGGTTTCTATCGCTGCCATCGTGCCCGAGGCCAACGAAACCTGGTTTATTGCTTCGCCCGACAACCCCACGCAGCGGTATCTCTATCGTGTGACAATGGATGGCAATGGCAAGCCACAGCGCATCACACCAGAAGATCAAACCGGTACACACGAGTACGATATCGCGCCTGACGCAAAATTTGCTTTTCATACCTATAGCTCCATTAATACACCACCCGTAACAGAGCTTATTAGTTTGCCAGATCATAAGGTGGTGCGCAATCTGGTGGACAATGCCCGGCTCAAAACCACGCTGGAAAAACTTGATCTGCGTCCGATAGAATTTTTTAGCGTCACCACCATCGACAATGTAACTATGGAGGGCTTTATAATAAAGCCACCCAACTTTGACGCAGGCAGAAGATATCCGGTGTTTTTCCATGTGTATGGCGAACCGTGGGGCCAAACCGCCACCGACGACTGGGGAGCCGCTACCATGTGGCACCGCCTGATGGCGCAGGAGGGTTATCTGGTGATAGCCGTCGACAACCGCGGAACTCCTTCTCCGAAAGGACGCGAGTGGCGCAAGAGCATCTACCGCAAAATCGGAATCATCAACAGCCACGACCAGGCTATGGCAGCACGCGAAATTATGAAATGGCCTTTTGTGGATTCTACACGCACAGCTGTTTGGGGCTGGAGTGGCGGTGGCAGCATGACACTGAACCTCATGTTCCAATACCCCGAAATCTACGAAGCCGGCATGGCCGTAGCTCCGGTTACCAACCAGCTTTATTATGACAACATTTATCAGGAACGCTACATGGGATTAAAAACAGAAAATCTGGAGGATTTTATAAAAGGCTCGCCGATAACCTACGCCAAAAACCTGGAAGGCGATCTGCTGATCGTCCACGGCACTGCCGACGACAACGTTCATTATCAAAATACCGAGGCGCTCATCAACGAACTGGTGAAGCACAACAAGATGTTTCAGGTAATGCCCTATCCCAACCGTTCACATGGCATCTACGAAGGCGCCAATACTTACCGGCATGTATTTTCGCTGTTGCGGAATTATCTGATGAATCATGTGGAGCCGGGAGGTAGATAA
- a CDS encoding phytoene/squalene synthase family protein, with product MKELFDMISKKSSKITTLTYSTSFSMGIRVFNKRFHDPIYAIYGFVRFADEIVDSFHGFDKKKLLENFKRDTYEAIEDKISLNPILNNFQSAVNTYKIDRETIDTFLRSMEMDLYKETYDRKAYDAYILGSAEVVGLMCLRVFCEGDEQMYEELKPSAMRLGAAFQKINFLRDLKQDYQGLGRSYFPGIDIAAFDHHAKAKIEQEIEADFKAGLEGIRKLPDGSRFGVYLAYIYFYTLFKKIKKSNAERLLRERVRVSDPEKYLLLFTSFFRTKLRMI from the coding sequence ATGAAAGAACTTTTTGATATGATTTCCAAAAAATCGAGTAAGATCACCACCTTGACCTACAGCACTTCTTTCTCGATGGGCATACGTGTTTTTAACAAACGTTTTCACGATCCTATCTACGCCATCTATGGATTTGTGAGGTTTGCCGACGAGATCGTGGATAGCTTTCATGGTTTTGATAAAAAAAAGTTACTCGAAAATTTCAAGCGCGACACCTACGAAGCCATCGAAGATAAAATCAGTCTGAATCCCATCCTTAATAATTTTCAGTCGGCTGTTAATACCTACAAAATAGACCGCGAAACCATCGATACGTTTTTGCGCAGCATGGAGATGGATCTTTACAAAGAAACCTACGACCGCAAGGCTTACGATGCATATATTCTAGGGTCGGCAGAAGTGGTAGGTTTGATGTGTCTGCGGGTGTTTTGCGAAGGCGACGAGCAGATGTATGAGGAGCTAAAACCTTCGGCCATGCGGTTGGGAGCGGCTTTTCAAAAGATCAACTTCTTGCGCGATCTCAAGCAGGATTATCAGGGTTTAGGGCGCAGTTATTTCCCCGGCATCGACATCGCCGCGTTCGATCATCATGCAAAAGCGAAAATAGAACAGGAGATAGAAGCCGATTTTAAAGCGGGTCTCGAAGGCATCCGCAAGCTGCCTGATGGCTCCCGGTTTGGCGTTTATCTGGCCTACATTTATTTCTATACCCTTTTTAAAAAAATAAAAAAATCGAATGCTGAGCGGTTGCTGCGTGAGCGGGTGCGTGTATCGGATCCAGAAAAATACCTCCTGCTCTTCACCTCATTTTTTCGCACAAAGCTCCGGATGATATGA
- the crtI gene encoding phytoene desaturase family protein, protein MMSKKVIVIGAGFAGLSAATGLASKGFEVTVLEKNSTPGGRSRMFQAAGYNFDMGPSWYWMPDIFDDYFETFGRRVSDYYDLMRLDPSYRIFYDKDDVVDLPANVDEMYRLFESIEPGSAEKLKKFLKESEYKYEVGMKEFVRKPSLSFMEYMDLRLMKSALKLHMLQSFDKYTRKYFKNPRLLQMLEFPILFLGGTGKKTPALYSLMNYGDIMLGTWYPRGGMYKIVEGMVKLAEETGVKFIYDAPVQSFTYHSSRIVAAVANGKEYEADYFVASADYHHAEQQLLAPEYRKYSEKYWDSRAMSPSSLIYYLGIDKKLPQLEHHNLLFDVPFAPHAAAIYDNPMWPDQPSAYVCMTSKYDDTVAPAGHENLFVLIPVAAGLKDTPEIRAHYLEMMLDRIEKLTGETLRGHIDFQRSYAHADFAGDYHGYKGNAYGLANTLMQTAFLKPSIKNPKLKNLYYAGQLTVPGPGVPPSIISGQIVTDLISQL, encoded by the coding sequence ATGATGAGTAAAAAAGTAATTGTAATCGGTGCCGGTTTTGCCGGGTTATCCGCCGCCACCGGGCTGGCCTCCAAAGGTTTTGAAGTGACCGTATTGGAGAAAAACTCTACGCCAGGCGGGCGCAGCAGGATGTTTCAAGCTGCGGGATACAATTTCGACATGGGACCGAGTTGGTACTGGATGCCCGACATCTTCGACGATTATTTCGAAACGTTTGGGCGCCGCGTTTCCGATTATTATGATCTGATGCGCCTCGATCCGTCCTACCGGATTTTTTATGATAAAGATGATGTGGTGGATCTTCCGGCCAATGTTGACGAGATGTACAGGCTGTTCGAATCCATAGAACCAGGTTCCGCCGAAAAACTGAAGAAATTCCTGAAAGAATCCGAATACAAATACGAAGTGGGCATGAAGGAGTTTGTGCGCAAGCCAAGCTTATCATTTATGGAGTACATGGATCTGCGTTTGATGAAATCGGCGCTGAAGCTGCACATGTTGCAATCGTTTGATAAATACACACGCAAGTATTTCAAAAACCCCCGGCTCCTTCAGATGCTCGAATTTCCCATACTTTTTCTGGGCGGCACCGGCAAGAAAACGCCGGCGCTCTACAGTCTGATGAATTATGGCGACATTATGCTGGGCACATGGTATCCCCGCGGCGGCATGTACAAAATTGTGGAAGGCATGGTGAAGCTGGCCGAAGAAACAGGCGTGAAGTTTATTTACGATGCGCCGGTACAAAGCTTTACTTATCATAGCAGTCGTATAGTGGCCGCTGTGGCGAATGGCAAGGAATACGAAGCCGATTATTTTGTGGCTTCCGCCGATTATCATCATGCCGAGCAGCAACTGCTGGCGCCTGAATACCGAAAGTATTCCGAAAAATACTGGGATTCGCGCGCAATGTCGCCCTCCTCGTTGATCTATTATTTAGGTATTGATAAAAAACTGCCACAGCTCGAGCATCACAATCTACTTTTCGATGTGCCGTTTGCACCGCATGCAGCAGCTATTTACGACAATCCCATGTGGCCCGATCAACCGTCGGCCTACGTATGTATGACTTCAAAGTACGACGACACTGTGGCGCCCGCCGGTCACGAAAATCTTTTTGTATTAATTCCGGTGGCTGCCGGATTAAAAGACACACCCGAAATACGCGCGCATTATCTGGAGATGATGCTCGACAGAATAGAAAAACTTACCGGCGAAACCCTGCGCGGTCACATCGACTTTCAGCGGAGCTATGCCCACGCCGATTTTGCAGGCGACTACCACGGCTACAAAGGCAATGCTTATGGCCTGGCCAACACACTCATGCAGACCGCCTTTTTGAAACCATCGATAAAAAACCCCAAGCTGAAGAACCTATATTATGCCGGACAGCTCACCGTGCCAGGCCCTGGTGTGCCGCCGTCGATTATCTCCGGACAAATTGTTACCGATCTTATTTCTCAATTATAA